One genomic window of Mogibacterium diversum includes the following:
- the recD2 gene encoding SF1B family DNA helicase RecD2 → MAVTEIKIGKITQVIYNNESNGFAICLFETEDEQFKISGMFHAINPEITYKLEGNFKIHPRYGEQFNVSAYEEQLPDDAEGIRVFLASGAIRGIGPNMAKRIVDKFGKDALDIIEENPEALLSINGLGPKTVEKIAKSYKESREFTKISLGLGGYGIQPAQAVKIYKLYGDKSLEVVTENPYTLVEDIYGISFNKADEIADRIGIEAESEFRIQSGIKYALSVFSNSGSTYVPKDILLESAIKLLDISSELIEENLTTLAFAGEIELDSLDGVPVVYQHFFYQAEQSVTYHIKRIMNGYMPPLAADPDNLINAAEAEERIQLSGDQRKAIRAALTNKITIITGGPGTGKTTVINLIVRIFKQMGISVALAAPTGRAAKRITETSGVEAMTIHRLLEYVYSEDENEMEFGRNAENPLEEDSFIVDEASMIDLMLMDGFLSALEDDSRLIIVGDADQLPSVGAGNVLLDMINSDYVPTIRLEEIFRQASESRIVVNAHSINSGEYPETGGRDSDFFFMHRRGEEEIRETIEELVTGRLESYYDFVKGNGDIQVLTPTRKGGLGTASLNEMLQSIINPASEELNERKFGSKVFREGDKVMQIRNNYQMEWQQLGRQSGRGIFNGDMGVINTIDNDNAKVVVDFDGRFVTYDSEELDELELAYAVTVHKSQGCEFPVVIMPISGFPPMLATRNLLYTAITRGKKLVILVGSEERMHRMIDNNRIDERYTGLEARLREVDMGGLL, encoded by the coding sequence ATGGCAGTTACGGAAATCAAGATCGGTAAGATCACGCAAGTAATATACAATAATGAATCCAACGGCTTTGCGATATGCCTCTTCGAGACGGAAGATGAGCAGTTTAAAATCTCAGGGATGTTCCATGCGATAAATCCCGAGATAACGTACAAGCTGGAGGGTAACTTCAAGATTCACCCGCGTTATGGTGAGCAGTTTAACGTATCTGCGTATGAGGAACAGCTACCTGATGATGCGGAAGGTATAAGGGTATTTCTTGCATCTGGAGCTATCAGAGGAATAGGCCCTAATATGGCCAAGAGAATTGTCGATAAGTTCGGCAAAGACGCACTTGATATAATCGAGGAAAATCCAGAGGCGCTGCTATCCATAAATGGTCTAGGACCTAAGACAGTCGAGAAAATCGCAAAGTCATACAAGGAGTCGCGTGAATTTACCAAGATTTCACTTGGTCTCGGAGGGTATGGAATTCAGCCGGCGCAGGCAGTTAAGATATACAAGCTATATGGAGATAAGTCGCTCGAGGTTGTAACAGAAAATCCCTACACGCTAGTCGAAGATATTTACGGCATCAGTTTTAATAAGGCGGATGAGATTGCGGATAGAATCGGAATAGAGGCTGAGAGCGAGTTCCGAATTCAGAGCGGCATCAAGTATGCACTGTCGGTTTTTTCGAATAGTGGCAGCACTTATGTACCTAAGGATATTTTGCTTGAGAGCGCAATAAAGTTACTGGATATATCGAGTGAGTTAATCGAGGAAAACCTTACAACGCTTGCCTTTGCGGGAGAAATTGAGCTAGATTCACTTGATGGTGTACCTGTGGTGTACCAGCATTTCTTCTATCAAGCGGAGCAGAGCGTAACGTATCATATCAAGAGGATTATGAATGGCTATATGCCGCCGCTTGCTGCTGACCCAGACAACCTTATTAACGCCGCAGAAGCGGAGGAGCGGATTCAGCTATCTGGTGACCAGAGAAAGGCAATTCGTGCTGCTCTGACCAACAAGATTACGATTATTACGGGTGGACCTGGAACAGGTAAGACAACGGTTATCAATCTTATCGTAAGGATTTTCAAACAAATGGGCATCTCGGTAGCTCTCGCTGCTCCTACTGGACGTGCAGCTAAGCGCATAACAGAGACCTCTGGCGTTGAGGCGATGACTATACATAGGCTTCTTGAGTACGTGTACTCGGAGGATGAGAACGAGATGGAATTTGGCAGAAATGCAGAAAATCCACTCGAAGAGGATTCCTTCATAGTGGATGAGGCGTCGATGATTGACCTCATGCTGATGGATGGATTTCTGAGTGCTCTTGAGGACGATAGTAGGCTTATAATAGTTGGCGATGCTGACCAGCTACCGTCTGTTGGGGCAGGCAACGTGCTACTAGACATGATTAACAGTGATTATGTTCCGACTATTAGGCTTGAGGAGATATTTAGACAGGCGAGTGAGAGCCGCATCGTTGTGAATGCGCACTCGATTAACAGTGGCGAATATCCTGAAACGGGCGGTAGAGATAGCGATTTCTTCTTCATGCACAGAAGAGGCGAAGAAGAGATCAGAGAGACGATTGAAGAGCTTGTCACTGGAAGGCTTGAAAGTTACTACGACTTCGTTAAGGGCAATGGTGATATTCAGGTGCTTACACCAACCAGAAAAGGTGGCCTTGGAACTGCAAGCCTCAACGAAATGCTGCAGAGCATAATCAATCCTGCTTCGGAAGAGCTAAATGAAAGGAAGTTTGGCTCCAAGGTTTTCCGTGAGGGTGACAAGGTCATGCAGATCAGAAACAACTACCAGATGGAATGGCAGCAGCTCGGAAGGCAGAGTGGACGCGGCATATTCAACGGTGACATGGGCGTAATCAATACTATAGATAATGATAATGCCAAGGTGGTTGTGGATTTTGACGGCAGATTTGTGACCTATGATAGCGAGGAACTCGATGAGCTTGAGCTTGCATATGCGGTAACTGTGCACAAAAGTCAAGGCTGTGAATTCCCTGTGGTAATTATGCCGATATCAGGATTTCCACCGATGCTTGCGACGAGAAACCTACTATATACAGCAATCACTAGGGGTAAGAAGCTTGTGATCCTGGTTGGCTCAGAGGAGCGTATGCATAGGATGATTGATAACAACAGAATAGATGAACGCTATACTGGGCTTGAGGCTAGGCTCAGGGAAGTCGATATGGGCGGTCTTTTGTAA
- a CDS encoding ABC transporter ATP-binding protein/permease, giving the protein MSHMIELHKVSKYYTNKDTVSTGLSRIDLNLDMGEFVAITGESGSGKSTLLNVISGLDTYEEGEMFVGGQDTSAFKTEDYERYRKTFIGNIFQDFNLVNSYSVYQNIELSMLMCGMKHSDCKERVNELIELVNLGEYRRTKASRLSGGQKQRVAIARALAKDAPIIVADEPTGNLDTASAAKVIETLYRISKDKLVVIVTHNYEQVEKFVTRKITVHDGKIIEDKKVRERQIIAFHSDNEELQDSGQQSSVEQESANMQYDPGIRQNEEQESEVLGSELIIPGVSEGEFEAADSDDFEVPEDSRYSDVVNRIKQEELEGDEISPVPMRRGRAARNMEREAEEVEALKKQAKAERSYTPERAESRSERAKCNASKLTRHDEMGLMNELRLGVRNTFNLPTKFILLFIIYIFVATSVLGQYSSTKESLHRQDINSLGNQYFSNTSADRIIVKKSDNSAFTDEDYAKIEKLKHVKSIIKEDPVVDSRITLDSNIFMTGLLYPGQKIKTKDLTYGKLPEQENDIVVVTDKSTTTYDALKGNKDELLCKEFDLMGDEDGETLQVGKVRVTGVIVYDDAFKSGINPSTGTVKYYCSDALARKVVMNTLSTKSSAVVDFSGQKVKKANARSFIESNPNVPKGEAYIYEDQTKNYKDEKWQNKPLNISISNIYYSADIALKTTKSVSKSSAQKLLGISKDDYETKNARVYINPEDYDTLYNRGNYQISVFADNDLNANALASSIDKFGVYKTFSMKKMITKDPLPQLFLVKLVQVIFTAIGFVVLFFIAYTIIRLIMRSRNSYYATLRILGGTRKNTSAILRIELLMMMAIALAVDFVGIYLASKGLVNVKALKNALLYLEFKDYIILTVALMLMSLLIANRYSRKIFKKSAMNIYREED; this is encoded by the coding sequence ATGTCACACATGATTGAGCTACATAAGGTGTCCAAGTATTACACCAACAAGGATACTGTCAGTACAGGACTATCTAGAATAGATCTCAACCTTGACATGGGCGAGTTCGTTGCTATTACAGGGGAGAGTGGAAGCGGAAAATCCACTTTGCTTAACGTAATCTCTGGGCTAGACACTTACGAAGAAGGTGAAATGTTCGTTGGCGGACAGGACACAAGCGCCTTCAAGACGGAGGATTACGAGAGGTATAGGAAGACATTTATCGGTAATATTTTCCAGGATTTTAATCTTGTGAACAGTTATAGCGTGTATCAGAACATCGAACTATCGATGCTGATGTGCGGCATGAAGCACAGCGATTGCAAGGAACGTGTAAATGAACTTATTGAACTCGTAAATCTCGGTGAATACAGAAGGACTAAGGCATCGAGACTTTCCGGCGGACAGAAGCAGCGAGTGGCGATTGCGCGTGCGCTTGCCAAAGATGCACCTATCATAGTTGCGGACGAGCCAACAGGTAATCTAGATACGGCTTCAGCTGCAAAGGTTATTGAAACGCTTTACAGAATCTCCAAGGACAAGCTTGTAGTTATCGTAACTCATAACTACGAGCAGGTTGAAAAATTCGTCACCCGCAAAATAACAGTTCATGACGGAAAGATAATAGAGGATAAGAAGGTCAGAGAACGTCAAATAATAGCATTTCATTCAGATAATGAAGAATTACAGGATAGCGGACAGCAGAGTTCAGTCGAACAGGAGAGTGCTAATATGCAGTATGATCCAGGGATTAGACAGAACGAAGAACAAGAAAGTGAAGTGCTAGGGTCAGAACTAATAATTCCTGGGGTCTCCGAAGGTGAGTTTGAAGCGGCAGATTCTGACGATTTTGAAGTGCCAGAAGATTCTAGATATTCCGATGTTGTAAATAGAATCAAGCAAGAAGAGCTTGAAGGCGATGAGATATCACCGGTCCCTATGCGTAGAGGTAGAGCAGCTAGAAATATGGAGAGAGAAGCTGAAGAAGTGGAGGCTTTAAAAAAGCAAGCCAAAGCAGAACGATCATATACTCCTGAGAGAGCTGAATCACGATCAGAAAGGGCTAAGTGTAATGCATCTAAATTGACTCGTCATGATGAGATGGGGCTTATGAACGAGTTAAGGCTTGGTGTCAGGAATACGTTCAATCTACCGACTAAGTTTATTCTATTGTTCATAATCTATATATTCGTTGCGACATCTGTGCTAGGACAGTATTCGTCCACGAAAGAGTCGCTGCACAGACAAGATATCAATAGCCTTGGCAATCAGTACTTTAGCAACACTAGTGCAGATCGGATAATCGTAAAGAAGTCAGATAACTCTGCGTTTACAGATGAGGATTATGCAAAGATTGAAAAGCTAAAGCATGTCAAAAGCATCATCAAAGAAGATCCCGTTGTTGATTCTAGGATTACACTCGATTCAAATATCTTTATGACAGGACTTCTCTATCCAGGGCAGAAGATAAAGACAAAGGACCTAACGTACGGAAAGCTACCAGAGCAGGAAAATGACATAGTCGTAGTAACAGACAAGTCTACGACGACATACGATGCGCTTAAGGGGAATAAAGATGAGCTCCTCTGCAAGGAATTTGATCTTATGGGAGACGAGGATGGAGAAACCCTTCAAGTTGGAAAGGTCAGAGTGACGGGCGTTATAGTTTATGATGATGCGTTTAAATCCGGAATCAACCCAAGCACTGGAACCGTAAAGTACTACTGCAGCGATGCTCTTGCGAGAAAAGTAGTAATGAACACACTTAGCACAAAATCAAGTGCCGTAGTTGACTTCAGCGGTCAAAAGGTGAAAAAGGCCAATGCCAGGTCATTTATAGAATCGAATCCTAACGTACCAAAGGGTGAAGCATACATCTATGAAGATCAGACTAAGAACTACAAGGACGAAAAATGGCAGAATAAACCGCTTAACATCTCAATCTCAAATATATATTATTCCGCGGATATTGCACTCAAAACTACAAAGAGTGTGAGTAAGAGTAGCGCACAGAAGCTGCTCGGAATTTCGAAGGATGATTATGAGACAAAAAATGCGAGAGTATATATAAATCCTGAAGATTATGACACCTTATACAATCGAGGGAACTATCAGATAAGCGTATTTGCAGATAATGATCTCAATGCGAATGCTCTGGCTTCATCAATCGACAAGTTCGGCGTATACAAGACGTTTTCGATGAAGAAGATGATTACAAAGGATCCTTTACCACAGCTGTTCCTGGTAAAACTGGTTCAGGTTATTTTCACGGCTATAGGATTTGTGGTGCTGTTCTTTATCGCCTATACGATAATAAGACTGATTATGAGATCGAGAAATTCGTACTATGCGACACTAAGAATTCTCGGTGGTACGAGGAAGAATACGAGTGCGATTCTGCGCATCGAATTGTTGATGATGATGGCAATTGCACTTGCGGTAGATTTCGTGGGCATTTATCTTGCCTCGAAGGGTCTGGTGAATGTAAAAGCGCTTAAAAATGCGCTATTATATCTAGAATTTAAGGATTACATCATTCTTACGGTAGCGCTTATGCTCATGTCGCTTCTCATCGCAAACAGATACTCGCGCAAAATTTTCAAGAAGTCGGCGATGAATATTTATAGAGAGGAGGACTAA
- the fumC gene encoding class II fumarate hydratase, with the protein MEYRIEHDTMGEVKVPSDKLWGAQTQRSSMNFKVGKLMPIEIIRAFAYLKNAAACANMDLGRLAPEKASYIMIVCDQILNGELDENFPLVVYQTGSGTQTNMNVNEVIAGRAKEMAGVAVLHPNDDVNMSQSSNDTFPTAMSIASVFVLEDRVLPALNTMIVTLKSLEAKYMKVIKTGRTHLQDAVPMTFGQEISGWRSMLEHDYDNILKSLDGLREIALGGTAVGTGLNAPDGFAERAAEALTSLTKKEFITAPNKFHSLSSKDAYVFAHGALKALAADLMKMANDIRWLSSGPRCGLGEILIPENEPGSSIMPGKVNPTQTESATMVAVRVMGNDTVVGLAASQGNFELNVFMPVLIDAFIESANLLADSLISLEEKCVKGITVNSEKMDENAHRSLMVAAALNLHIGYENAAKVAKKAHADNSTLCEAGTSLGLFTAEEYDTWIDLMAMTGAKK; encoded by the coding sequence ATGGAATACAGGATAGAACACGATACGATGGGCGAAGTAAAGGTGCCATCAGATAAACTGTGGGGCGCACAGACACAGCGCAGTTCAATGAACTTCAAGGTTGGTAAGCTTATGCCGATTGAGATTATCCGCGCGTTTGCATACCTTAAAAATGCTGCTGCTTGTGCCAATATGGATCTCGGCAGGCTTGCGCCTGAGAAGGCTTCTTACATAATGATAGTATGCGACCAGATTCTGAACGGTGAGCTAGATGAGAACTTTCCGCTCGTCGTGTACCAGACTGGCAGCGGTACGCAGACCAACATGAATGTAAATGAGGTCATTGCAGGACGTGCAAAGGAGATGGCTGGCGTAGCGGTACTTCATCCAAATGATGATGTCAATATGTCACAGAGTTCCAATGATACATTCCCAACAGCTATGAGCATTGCATCTGTGTTTGTACTCGAAGATAGAGTATTACCAGCACTAAACACTATGATAGTGACGCTCAAATCACTAGAAGCAAAATACATGAAGGTCATCAAGACTGGAAGGACTCATCTACAGGATGCTGTTCCGATGACCTTTGGGCAGGAAATCAGCGGATGGCGTTCGATGCTCGAGCACGACTACGATAACATTCTAAAGTCGCTCGATGGATTAAGAGAGATCGCTCTCGGCGGAACGGCAGTGGGTACTGGGCTAAATGCACCAGATGGATTTGCTGAGCGAGCTGCCGAAGCGCTGACGAGCTTAACAAAGAAAGAATTTATCACAGCACCTAATAAGTTTCATTCTCTAAGCTCCAAGGATGCGTACGTATTTGCACACGGAGCACTGAAGGCCCTTGCTGCTGATTTGATGAAGATGGCCAATGATATCAGATGGCTCTCAAGCGGACCTAGATGTGGGCTCGGAGAGATTCTAATTCCCGAGAACGAACCAGGAAGTTCAATCATGCCAGGCAAGGTAAACCCAACTCAGACTGAATCTGCGACGATGGTGGCTGTACGGGTAATGGGGAATGACACTGTAGTCGGACTGGCAGCTTCGCAGGGTAACTTCGAGCTCAATGTGTTCATGCCAGTGCTTATAGATGCATTTATAGAATCTGCGAATCTACTAGCTGATTCGCTAATTTCGCTTGAAGAAAAGTGCGTAAAAGGCATCACAGTGAATTCTGAAAAGATGGATGAAAACGCACACCGTTCGCTTATGGTAGCTGCCGCACTTAATCTACATATCGGTTATGAGAATGCTGCTAAGGTTGCAAAGAAGGCGCATGCAGACAATTCGACGCTGTGTGAAGCAGGGACTTCACTCGGACTGTTCACTGCTGAAGAATACGACACGTGGATAGATTTAATGGCGATGACTGGGGCGAAAAAGTAA
- a CDS encoding 3'-5' exoribonuclease YhaM family protein — MKNVNVIDIKPNTNITDFFMIKATSIKVGSNGKEYQDVMLTDATGDLSAKKWDVDENNIEFLKSLKVGDLVKVRGSVTDWKGQTQLRINQIRLATEEDDLEMSDFVKSAPEKPIDMYEYIIGEINAMQDEDFKKLCLHLYEGNKEKLMYYPAAMSNHHAEYGGLLYHIKRMMMSANRLCEVYTNLSRDLLVAGVAIHDIEKLNEILSDKNGISPGYSFKGQMLGHIVQGITLVNDLCKELGISEEKAVLLEHMILSHHYEPEFGSPKKPLFPEAEMLHYLDIVDARMFDMEEGLKGVSDGEFGDRVWPLDNRRLYKRTF, encoded by the coding sequence ATGAAAAATGTGAACGTAATAGATATAAAACCGAACACCAATATCACCGACTTCTTTATGATTAAAGCCACTTCGATTAAGGTTGGCTCGAATGGTAAGGAGTATCAGGATGTGATGCTGACCGATGCAACAGGAGACCTCTCCGCCAAGAAGTGGGATGTGGATGAGAATAACATCGAATTTCTGAAGTCTCTCAAGGTCGGAGACCTCGTTAAGGTGAGAGGATCTGTGACTGATTGGAAGGGACAAACTCAGCTGCGCATCAATCAGATTAGGCTTGCCACTGAAGAGGATGATCTAGAGATGAGTGATTTTGTGAAGTCAGCGCCTGAAAAGCCGATAGATATGTATGAATATATTATCGGTGAGATCAACGCTATGCAGGATGAGGATTTCAAGAAGCTATGTCTACATCTATATGAGGGCAATAAAGAGAAACTTATGTACTATCCAGCGGCGATGTCCAACCATCACGCTGAGTACGGCGGTCTGCTCTATCACATCAAGCGCATGATGATGAGTGCTAACAGGCTGTGCGAGGTATACACGAATCTATCCAGAGACCTTCTGGTTGCTGGCGTTGCGATTCACGATATCGAGAAGCTCAATGAGATTCTGTCGGATAAGAACGGCATATCGCCAGGCTATTCGTTTAAGGGACAGATGCTCGGGCATATCGTACAGGGAATTACTCTTGTAAATGACCTTTGCAAGGAACTCGGTATCAGCGAAGAAAAGGCGGTACTGCTCGAACACATGATACTCTCTCATCACTACGAACCCGAGTTTGGAAGCCCTAAGAAGCCACTGTTCCCAGAGGCAGAGATGCTGCACTACCTGGACATTGTCGATGCGAGGATGTTCGATATGGAGGAAGGACTCAAGGGAGTTTCAGACGGTGAGTTCGGTGATCGTGTGTGGCCACTGGATAATAGAAGGCTGTATAAGCGCACGTTTTAG
- a CDS encoding ComF family protein, protein MIDTLLGLIYPDSLYCICCGRLIDSSVPYSLCKSCSDNISWANVRTCDKCGKLLGDHNPLSICYNCREHGHSFDRGYTCTEYGMYEKEIIFNLKYKRKTYIAPIIAEIMYDRLEAAGIEEYPDIIIPVPMYVTKERKRGFNQAALIAKELARLMGIEYRADVVMRCKSTGVMKRLSPEERLNNVRSAFEVYEGMRRKIFGKNIFIVDDIYTTGATVDSIARLLKAAGVSRADVMTFAAGADMVKEAV, encoded by the coding sequence TTGATAGATACTTTGTTAGGACTCATATATCCGGACTCATTATATTGTATTTGCTGTGGGAGGCTAATCGACTCATCAGTCCCATACAGCCTGTGCAAGTCTTGTTCAGACAATATAAGCTGGGCGAATGTGCGAACCTGCGACAAATGTGGCAAGCTACTCGGGGACCACAATCCTCTCTCAATTTGTTACAACTGCAGGGAACACGGACACTCATTTGACAGAGGGTATACATGCACCGAGTACGGAATGTACGAGAAGGAGATTATATTCAACCTAAAGTATAAGCGCAAGACGTATATCGCACCGATAATAGCAGAGATTATGTATGACAGGCTTGAAGCTGCAGGTATAGAAGAGTATCCAGATATCATAATCCCAGTTCCCATGTATGTGACTAAGGAGCGAAAACGAGGTTTTAATCAAGCGGCACTTATCGCCAAGGAGCTGGCGAGGCTAATGGGGATAGAGTATAGAGCAGATGTTGTGATGAGGTGCAAGAGCACTGGGGTGATGAAGAGGCTTTCACCCGAGGAGCGCCTCAACAATGTGAGGTCTGCATTTGAGGTATATGAAGGGATGAGGCGGAAAATTTTCGGAAAAAATATATTTATAGTCGATGATATTTACACGACTGGAGCAACTGTTGATTCAATCGCAAGGCTGCTCAAGGCGGCAGGGGTTAGTCGTGCTGACGTCATGACGTTTGCGGCAGGAGCGGACATGGTAAAGGAGGCAGTATAA